The Phaeodactylum tricornutum CCAP 1055/1 chromosome 8, whole genome shotgun sequence genome has a window encoding:
- a CDS encoding predicted protein gives MTSSNNAATLTQAEYAAIWERVDYNGNGLLSLAELDKAVVEIWPNLNHKPAIMRAYKAADKNDDGFIKKNEFRFFVRFIHYYNELWTKFESIDDDGDRRLTKSEFQQAATMVGLDDPDAVFEEIDSNDGGVVLFDEFCSWMAKRENNTE, from the coding sequence ATGACGAGCTCCAATAACGCTGCCACTTTGACTCAAGCTGAGTACGCTGCCATATGGGAGCGCGTCGACTACAATGGCAACGGTCTTTTGTCCCTGGCAGAACTCGACAAAGCCGTGGTGGAGATTTGGCCCAATCTGAATCACAAGCCTGCCATTATGCGGGCTTACAAGGCCGCCGACAAAAATGACGATGGTTTCATAAAGAAGAACGAGTTCCGCTTCTTCGTGCGCTTCATTCACTACTACAATGAATTGTGGACGAAGTTTGAATCGATCGACGATGATGGGGATCGTCGATTGACCAAATCAGAATTCCAACAAGCAGCTACAATGGTAGGTTTGGATGATCCCGATGCTGTCTTTGAAGAAATAGACTCCAACGACGGTGGTGTAGTTCTGTTCGATGAGTTCTGTTCCTGGATGGCCAAGCGGGAAAACAACACTGAGTAG
- a CDS encoding predicted protein yields GFYQAFSLVFLSEIGDKTFFVAGLLAAQTSRFISFVGSMGALATMTVISVLIGQIFHKVPAGLADGIPLDDIAAVIAFAFFGIKTLMEAFANTEESAMNEELEEAKEEVDKTSSSLADKTALGTIASIFALVFAAEFGDRSFLSTIALSAAQNPVSVAGGAIAAHAAATGVAVSGGAVLAKYISERALGIISGTLFLVFAVTTAFGIF; encoded by the coding sequence GGCTTTTATCAGGCATTTTCTCTCGTCTTCTTGAGTGAAATTGGTGACAAAACATTCTTCGTTGCCGGTCTCTTGGCCGCGCAAACATCGCGCTTCATTTCGTTCGTGGGTTCCATGGGCGCCCTCGCTACCATGACGGTTATTTCCGTACTCATTGGACAGATATTTCACAAAGTCCCGGCCGGTTTGGCCGACGGTATCCCCTTGGACGATATTGCCGCCGTCATTGCCTTTGCATTTTTTGGTATCAAAACACTCATGGAAGCCTTCGCCAACACGGAGGAATCCGCCATGAACGAGGAACTCGAAGAAGCTAAGGAAGAAGTGGACAAGACCTCGTCAAGTCTCGCCGACAAGACGGCGCTCGGCACCATTGCCAGTATCTTTGCGCTCGTCTTTGCTGCCGAATTCGGGGATCGTAGTTTCCTGTCGACCATTGCCCTCAGTGCCGCACAGAATCCCGTCAGCGTGGCGGGAGGAGCGATTGCCGCGCACGCGGCCGCCACCGGGGTGGCGGTTTCGGGAGGAGCCGTACTGGCCAAATACATTTCCGAACGCGCCTTGGGTATCATTAGCGGCACACTCTTTTTGGTATTCGCTGTCACGACGGCGTTTGGAATCTTTTAA
- a CDS encoding predicted protein, with protein sequence MPRGKNYVNQGRGVALQADKNKSPSMQQCFYGSGCNRKDCIYRHEGVANGSTGPTQPSNEPCMAFLAGICTFSGQGCRKRHPNPTETTKLVAKFSQMRCRHGNHCKTKGCLYVHLSADQPNPVEPSHLSFPPLSNHPTPSPLAIPGSAWRQAAPTLASTTDSRIPSNGATSTPRRSLPHATTTAAAAATPTSPRTTNASKTTTISTATTTTANPPPVKPVAAWTAGHRPNLAGINGNTNGSNGIHPTTRLTAPANSATKAAVTPAPVNGNRNGVTQHTSTRTTTTAAAHNNGVRANSSNTSPTGSASTMLNIHAKEFVPFSQ encoded by the coding sequence ATGCCCCGAGGAAAGAACTACGTCAATCAAGGCCGAGGCGTGGCCTTGCAAGCCGACAAGAACAAATCCCCCTCGATGCAGCAGTGCTTTTACGGATCCGGTTGCAACCGAAAGGATTGCATCTACCGTCACGAAGGAGTCGCGAACGGTAGTACTGGACCAACGCAACCTAGCAACGAGCCTTGCATGGCGTTCCTGGCCGGTATCTGTACGTTTTCTGGACAAGGCTGTCGCAAACGTCACCCCAACCCGACCGAGACGACCAAGCTCGTCGCCAAGTTCTCACAGATGCGCTGTCGGCACGGGAATCACTGCAAAACCAAGGGATGTCTTTACGTACACCTTAGCGCCGACCAACCGAATCCGGTAGAACCCTCGCATCTGTCCTTTCCTCCCCTTTCCAACCATCCCACGCCCTCGCCTCTCGCGATTCCCGGATCGGCTTGGCGGCAGGCAGCGCCTACACTCGCTTCCACCACCGATAGTAGAATCCCATCCAACGGTGCTACGTCGACACCGAGAAGATCCCTTCCCCACGCCACTACCACGGCTGCAGCTGCAGCGACACCCACCTCACCACGAACTACGAACGCTTCCAAGACAACTACGATCTCGACAGCCACCACAACTACTGCTAATCCTCCTCCCGTCAAACCCGTCGCAGCCTGGACTGCGGGACACCGTCCGAATTTGGCTGGAATCAACGGCAACACGAACGGAAGCAACGGCATTCACCCCACAACCCGACTAACGGCTCCCGCCAATAGCGCCACCAAGGCCGCCGTAACACCTGCGCCTGTCAACGGCAACCGTAACGGTGTCACCCAACACACTTCCACCAGAACTACCACCACTGCTGCTGCCCACAACAATGGTGTCCGCGCCAATTCCAGCAACACCTCACCCACTGGCAGTGCATCGACGATGCTCAACATTCACGCCAAGGAATTCGTTCCCTTTTCTCAGTAG